A single Dermacentor albipictus isolate Rhodes 1998 colony chromosome 3, USDA_Dalb.pri_finalv2, whole genome shotgun sequence DNA region contains:
- the LOC135902459 gene encoding E3 ubiquitin-protein ligase goliath-like, with protein sequence MQMSVGSHRPFPYPSINRTSVLFVSVSFIILMIISLAWLVFYYVQRFRYIHAKDLLARRLCSAAQKALDRIPVQTLRPGEQESECCAVCIEPLRPGELVRLLPCRHSFHKPCVDPWLLEQRSCPMCKMDILKHYGLVYAAGSQESVLEDDPEAR encoded by the exons ATGCAAATGTCAGTGGGCAGCCACCGACCCTTCCCCTACCCAAGCATCAACCGTACCTCAGTGCTCTTCGTCTCTGTCTCCTTCATCATCCTCATGATCATCTCCCTCGCCTGGCTCGTCttctactatgtacagcgatttCGGTACATCCATGCCAAGGACCTGCTCGCG AGGCGGCTATGCAGTGCTGCACAGAAGGCGCTGGACCGCATTCCAGTGCAGACGCTGCGGCCAGGCGAGCAAGAGTCCGAGTGCTGTGCCGTCTGCATCGAGCCCCTTCGGCCGGGAGAACTGGTCCGCTTGCTGCCCTGCCGCCATTCATTTCACAAGCCGTGTGTGGACCCATGGCTACTCGAGCAGCGCTCGTGCCCCATGTGCAAGATGGACATCCTCAAGCATTATGGACTTGTG TATGCAGCTGGCAGCCAGGAGAGTGTGCTAGAAGACGATCCAGAAGCACGCTGA
- the LOC139057693 gene encoding RING finger protein 150-like: MGGRPCGVLVTVLLLPWVRADLTQDVDEYYTAVINLTYVHPATGQLVSEREELGRYYSAGKLGSVSGVVVHVTSGNFTAHDACSPLDAASIPQEPWIALIQHGNCVESVKMRHAANTNASGAVLYSGAAGPGPGVSGRLLKMRHKDG, encoded by the exons ATGGGCGGTCGGCCGTGCggagttctagtgactgttctaCTACTTCCCTGGGTTCGTGCGGATTTGACGCAAGATGTGGACGAGTACTATACGGCTGTGATCAACCTGACGTACGTGCACCCGGCCACGGGTCAGCTCGTCTCTGAGCGCGAGGAACTGGGCCGCTACTACAGCGCGGGCAAGCTGGGCTCCGTGAGCGGGGTAGTGGTGCACGTGACGAGTGGAAACTTCACGGCGCACGACGCCTGCTCGCCGCTGGACGCAGCCTCCATCCCGCAGGAGCCCTGGATCGCGCTCATACAGCACGGCAACTGCGTCGAGTCGGTCAAGATGCGCCACGCAGCCAACACCAACGCGTCCGGAGCCGTGCTTTACAGCGGTGCGGCGGGACCTGGGCCAGGCGTCAGCGGCCGACTGCTCAAGATGCGCCACAAAG ATGGTTAA